The stretch of DNA TTCACCTGGGATCAGACACCACACAACAACCTCAATGACCAGTGGGCAAGATTCTTTAACTTTGAACAAAATTTATTCTGGTTTAAATTTTAGATGCTCTGTCTAAGGGCGCAGTTTCTGACTCCGCATCGGTCCTGGCCGCGTCTTCACCTTCTGTTACTTCTTTCTGCAGCATTTTACTGGGGGCCCGCGACAGGTGCCAATCTGTCTCATGTGTCTAGGGCACCTGCTCGGCACACAGACGCCTTTATTCCTATGGCAGCTTAGACGATTTCTTACTCCTTGAGTAAATCctaaaaagagaacaaagaggGATAAACGTGTCAGCAGGAAAACGGCATCTCGAGAAGGCCAGCTGTGTCCCCTCTGAGCAAGGCCCTGGGGCTTTCTGTGCTGAGATGCGGACACGGCTTCATGACAACAAGATGTGAGTCCAGGACCCCGTGGCTCAGCTTCCAGACAGACGCTGACCCTGCCCAGGCTCTGGTGGACCCTCATGTTTCCAGAACCAGAGGCCGAGGGACTGGGGCGTGAGGACCCCGGTTGTGTGCGGGGTCAGCTCCACCACGAGGGCAAAGACCGGGAAGCTCTGCTGCATCCACCCTCCCGCCAGGAGTCAGAAGCGGCCCGCGGGGGTCTATCTTCACCCTTTAGTTTTCCACCTCATGGAGTCAGTCAAGCAGTGGAGCTGAGATAGGAGGAAAAGATGCCGCTGAGAGTGTAAGAACTGTTTAAAGAGAGCTTACTCTCACAGGAACTTACAGCTGACGGTGACGATGGCTCAGAGGAAAAGTTTTGTACCGTTGTCTCCACTGGCTCGGATCGCTCCCAGCGCTGGTGCGAGtcagcccctctcctcctccctgtgtGGTTTCCTCCTGACCAGCCGCCTTCCCGTCCTCCTCACACCCCTTTCTCtcttttggccacaaggcacctCTGGTCCCTCTCTAGTTCCTtcccgagggattgaacccaggccccgggCACTGAGAGGCCGTCTTCCTTACTCCCCTGTCCTCTCTCCCTGCCACTGTGCTAAGAGCTGGGTTACAGCCATAAACAACACTGACCAGACAAGGGCTTTTCAAGTTGATTTCTGACACTTAATCAGGTGTCTCAGTGTCTCCGCGTCCTCTCCCtccgtccctccctccctccttccttcctacaTATTTTCATCCAATTTCTGGAAATATCAAGGGTAAGATGAACATTAGACAGCCGATCCTGCACA from Ovis canadensis isolate MfBH-ARS-UI-01 breed Bighorn chromosome 26, ARS-UI_OviCan_v2, whole genome shotgun sequence encodes:
- the LOC138430851 gene encoding beta-defensin 1, with translation MRLHHLLLVLFFVVLSAGSGFTQGVRNRLSCHRNKGVCVPSRCPRHMRQIGTCRGPPVKCCRKK